acccagaaaaacccaccattttcaagcttaaaacctcaccttaagccatcccaaagctcccaaatcaaaaccaattaataatcacaacattaggatggtttaaacaacacaattccaccaaaaatccaacctaacactcaccaagatcccaattccaaatttctgaaatttcaaacctaaaactcaaaaccaaccatggaaattctcaatttcaaccatcaaactttaatttaaaccttacctcagttgtagaatcatttcccaaaggatcccatgacctatcttcaaagtttcaagcctcaaactccaccttgaacatcaaaatccataaacattcacaacccaacaaaatctcagaaatttaacttgagaaaaagaattaattgcttacctttaccctgatttgttcttgattaactcttgagctaaacctccaaatcccacaatcaaatttcagaaattcaagcttgatttctcctaagatttctgtggatttcatgaaagaaagtggaaagaaagaagaagaggagagggtggaggctgggtcggtttctctaagtctccaaatggtttatttgttttgtttttataacttaagttggttacctcaaggttcggggtaccaaaatatccccgaggcaaaaatggtaaaatcccccagtattcccgcctagacatcctaacctcaaatatatctccaattatttattttcataacccaatatcaaaaatactccttgacttgcccaaagtaaattataatgccccgttgtgacttttccccgctatccagctctaggatcgcctcgtgccgaaagttacacatcacggatatacccacataccactgtggtctcaacaatcatcacatattaatacagttatgcccaacatggccaaaattacaattatgcccttctaacacaatccgggcctacatgcatactaatatacatagtcatgcatctcaaataatcaaatagtcacataacacgctttaaatcataaccatgcatttaactcataaaatcacacataaatcccaacatgccctcctggcacactaatcaaggcccttaagccttattagcgaatttgggtcgttacagagatcgagtcctttgacagagtgggccagtgatatccttgccttaagatcttcagggccaagctttgccccccaatgtgatctctgcaaaaaccctcgtgcacttcctccaaaatggtcttcgcttcgcttggcagaacacaccgtaggagaggtaaagagtttCCACGCCGATATTATATCCTATCTATcaccgtataccttggggcctggtaaagtgcccgCCTTGCATcatttcgctcttcaggtaactttcctgctgtgagatattcgaggatgggggtcatctaggtcggtctggcgtcgatcatcgtgacctccgccccgacttcctttatgcttggtttctccaagaactctaccggcactaaccccaaagtctccgtctccccagaggtagcgagctttgctagggcgtccgcgttggcattctgctcctgcagtatctgctcgattgagccacgctcaaatgcagacagctcgctttttaccttggccaagtaagcagccatcttggttccccgtgcttggtattcccctagcacttagtttaccatgagctgggaatcgctgtaacattggacggagctggccttcagctcctgggccacccttagcccggccagtaaagcttcgtattcagcctcgttgttggacgctttgaatccgaatctcaaagcCGAGTGGAATCAATGTCCTTCTGGGGAAATCAAAATGATTCCATCCCTGGAGCCATTCtcattagacgagccatctatgaAGACCCGCCATGAGGCCTGGGGTAAGGAGGCCTGGGCTAAGGATGCCTGGGCtgactcttctacaggatcttctcggaatcccgtGCACTGTACCACAAAATCAgctagggcctggctttttattgcagttcacgGTATGTACAAAATTTTGAACTGgctaagctcgatagcccacctcaacagacgtcccgatgcttcaggtttttgcaaaacctgccttaaaggctgatcggttatgacatgtattgagtgggactagaaatacggcctgagcttttgggaggccgtgataagacagaaggccatcttctccatcaagggataccaggattcagcttcgagaagcctcttgctgatgtaaagactggcttttgagaccagtcttcttctcagactaatacggcgctagctgcgtcttccgtgacagctaggtaaaggaaaataggctctcctgctgttggtttggataatacggcgGCTCGGATAagtgtgctttcaggtcgaggaaggcacgttcgcactcctcggtccactcaaacttcttattcccccggagcaggttgtagaatggcacgCATTTGTtggtagatttagagataaactGATTAAGGGTCGCCACCCTTCCTGCCAGGCTTTGAATGTCCTTTCatgaccgaggtgagggcatttagagcagcgacctgatcttatcggggtttgctttgattcctctggtattgacaatgaaacccaggaattttacTGACGCGACCCCGAAcgtgcatttttgtgggttaagcctcatgctgtATTCTCttaatatcttaaagcattcctccaggtcagaaacatggttatcgacagttttcgacttgaccagcatgtcatcaacatacacttccatgttcttcccgatctggttggaaaACATTCTATTCaacaatctctggtatgtagcaccgacgttcttcagcccgaagggcatgaccttgtaacaataaacgttagttggggtcatgaagctagtgtgctcttggtctgctggattcatggcgatctgattatagcccgaatatgcatccataaaagacatgagctcgtgcctcgccgtggcgtctaccaattggtcgatcctcagcaaggggaagcaatctttggggcaggctttgttcagatcagagaagtcgatgcaggtctgccatttcccgttgggcttcgggaccaacacaggattgatGACCCAGATTGGGAactttgcctcgcggataaagccgcactttaagagccgggctacttcttcttttagggcctcagctcgggttgttcctaggcgcctttgtttatGGGATTTTGCAAGCACActcttatccaagtggagggtgtgcatgatgatgctcagACTGATCctcaccatgtcttcatgagaccatgcgaacacgtccaggttctcctgcagaaacttaataagctccgccttcctttcgccaCATAGATTTTTCTTGAGCTttaccatccgtgagggattttgtggattgatatttacctcctcgagctcttcgatagcttggagctcggatttatcctcgcTTATTCTGGGGTTgatatcatcacttaagatgatattctccccttcggcattttgaggtttttcaatctcaggattaggcacaagttcctgagattcctcatttccgtCCTGGACGGTCATCGTCAAGTGCCCGGGTTtaaattttcccttcatagaacattccctggcagcgagttggtcacctcggaccgtgcatatccctgagGAAGAGGGTAATTTCAGTGCAAGGTGGTGGATGGAGGTAATTGCTTCAAATGCTATTAGTGTAgatcgacccaaaatggcattgtacgcggcgggacaatcgatgaccacaaattcgaggagttttgagactgtttgaggtccctctcccaaggtgatcaccagcttaaTCGTTCTTATTGccaccgatccttctccagagaatccgtatagcatcatggaggtggctttcagcttgGTGACAAACAAACCCATTTTTTCCAGCTTggaccggaacagtaggtttaccgagctcccattatggaccagtactctcctaaccctccggttagcgagctgaacagctacgaccagagggtcgttatgagggaactggacgtggctggtatcttcttcagtaaatatgattggttgcctctccaatcgctgttgctttggTAGATGCtactcagggacgaactccactcaaTTATTAGCCTTgagttcgttgacgtatctcttttgggcacccctgctcgtgccagccagatggggaccaCCGGAGAtagtggagatctctcctcctattacaggaggagagacgtcttgatctaccctaGATCCGGGCTGACTAATCGGGGTTTCAGAGCTGGATggccggcgggaactctattctgtgcatattgagccaagggtccggctctgatgtgagcttctatctcatccttcaggtgcctacaatcatcggtgttgtggccaatgtcgttgtggaaccgacaaaacttggaagggtctcgcttacccttctggtgcttcaacggttccggcttcttccaggagaggcgagcagaatttgctaggaggatgttctccctagagtgggtgagctcggtataagtcgcgtagactggcttagaTTTTTtatggacttgttcttctttgggccgtgatggttgccctcgctgctcccctttctcttgcctccaccaaactggttattctgtgtaacggtttgtgtcgctgtcacgacgtccgttcccactccagcgggatgttcaggggcctggctggttcctgcggctaatgctcgcgcctcctccaggttgattcatccctgggccctatttaggaattcatttacggtgctgactccctttctttgtatttcttcccagagtccgcctctgacgaggatcccagtcctcaaggccatgagcttggagctgtcatctgcgtctctggcccgagcagcgacgtttgtgaatctgctcaagtaagccttcagaggctcgtcgggctaCTGCCTTACGTTCGCCAGGGTATCGGCCTTGatgcgggcagcctgagaagctcggaatgctctcttgaagtcagcagagaaggttttccacgagctgattgattgcttcttactctgtttgaaccattgcctggccggcccggtcagggtggaaggaaatattaaacatctcagctcgggaccaatgttgtgggccatcatcaaggtgttgaacatacccagatgatttGATGGGTCCCTgtctccgttgaacttggacaagtgcggcatacggaaaccaggtggagaAGCCGTTGTTGCTACGCTgagggcgaagagctcaagttcatctcctgaatcatactcatctttttctgataagagcttcctcatcagctcctccatctgagccagacgctcaagtgttttgtcctgacttccttggttattccggggctgttcaacagctccggatccattgtacgcattaggtgggttattgtccctcctatcttgagaaaggttatatgggacgttcccactgtcacgtacttcagatAGGTCTGCCCTTTGGCGAGCGCGGCTGCCgtttccaactgggtctcctctttgagagtttagacaatcttggaggtcgcccctcggggcggcttgaggactttgcgccgagctcaagcgttggcgcaggtcttcgCTGGAGAGGTCACTTCGACgacttccggtccaatagctcccatttgagaagctcaAAGCCCGCCgctggggatgaggatccgggacttctctgggcgcccggctacgatgggaaggttcgacagaaggaggatttctcctactgctcccatgagctgggatgtctcggactgGCTGGGGAGGAGAcaggtatcttattggtgaaggaggatgcctgactggggatgcgatcctagtcccgtcagggcggatcaagttaggttccggccgctccgctctaccatcctccgcgtcctgtgctcggcagcctgagcggggtgcaggacggctggctggGGTGGGCTGTCGTTGCGaaccctccccagatctccttcgcgagcttcctcgagccctcctgggtgcgctcgagggcggaagtaagctgggagttgaggtccggaccgatcggctgtactgctgctcggccctaggaagttcctcaaatgtggtttcacggtggtgcgacgtgggagtagaatttgatgttgggggtctgaccgaccgactgggcctggaccgattgccccggcaggacttatgagtctcgccttgcctcttttcgacgttagtgtcagttgtaagagggggtagtcgggccaacacctcttgaatctgctggtttgcttttgccagctgactcctcaactgagcattttccatttctaccgccgtgtaaaaattTGGGTTCagattgggcggccggggagccgaacttccagtgtcatcttggcctattggctgcttgcccggccgctgctgaacctcaaGGTTCTGATCATCGaacatggcggcatggtgggcctcctgcccatcacgttggtccgcctcgttaccatgtcttgagcgagtgactaccatggttgggtatttgcgaaagcaccaatctaacatctctcaatgaaagcaccaaactgttgacgcggttcttcagcaatagataattataagaataaggagagggattagtgctaaataatgaaccgtaatagatgaatgatctcaaagtaaaattataactcgaatacttttttaggtggttcaaaggttaaaatccttctagtccaccagtcaatattattgatatctctctgatattctttacagggtatttctttacaaattagaatccaaccctttgcaactcccaggctctccatatttatagggagagggaacctgggtgttggcaaaggcgGTCATcttgtgaccttcttacccatcatgtcacttctgtgacattcatgattaattcctaaaacctgacaatgaagtgtggtctaatcactaggtaagggggataatgggccacacggcccaacccagtcatggatgcctgaacacgcacgtttatgttgcgtgtctgagaattcagggatggatcagacacgtgatgtctgatatatgcacgtttacattgcgtggttgaatttataaaaggtcagaggtgccaactcaagctcgtaccccgagcttgatgtagtctcagcccgTGATATCcgcactgctgacccgatgccttaatAATCGCAATAAACctttggcttcctcgagctaaagaggtagagccttgtaatagcagctccgggtaggtgtcttccacgtggctgatataattatgccctttctcagctcgctaataacccgtggatatttagggtgtACAGGTGCATTAAAGTCGTGTTCATCTTCTATTATCATATTACGCATAATAATACATGAAGTCATTATATCATGTAATATCCTCTTATTCCATAGACGCGCTGGTCCTGCCACAATGACAAATCTTGATTGCAATACTCCAAATGCACGTTCTACATCTTTTCTACATGCTTCTTGTTTTCGAGCAAATAATTATTTCTTTGGGCCAAGTGGCTCACGAATGGTTtgaacaataatagaccattttGGATATATACCATCGGCTAAATAATAACACATATTATACTCTTTCCCTTTAATGAAATAATTAGCAGGTGGAGAAATACCCGCAACAAGATCAGCAAAAAGATGGGACGCCTCCAACACGTTAATATCATTATTAGATCCAGGTAGACCAAAATATGCATGCCATATCCAAAGATCATAATCAGCTACAACTTCAAGAATAATAGTCGAAGATCCACTACGACCAGCGTATTGTCCTCCCCAAGTCGTAGGACAATTTTCCCATTTCCAATGCATACAATCTAAACTACCCAACATTCCTGGAAAACCTCGACTTTCACCAATGTGTAGTAGCCTTGCAACATCATCATCGTTAGGTGATCGGAGATAGCGGGTTCCAAAGACCTTGATAACAATATGACAAAATCGTTTCAAACTTTTCAAAGCAGTAGATTCTCCTATAGCATTTGCCAGTACACCATATGCCAACATTCGAAATATGACTGTTACTTTTTGTAGACCCGATAACCCAAGCTTACCGAGTCCATCTCTTCGTTGGACGAAGTAATTGTCATGACTTTGTACAACATCATAAATATGAAGGAATAAAGCACGACCCATTCGGAATCTTCGGCGGAACATCGAGGTTTCTCTACAAAATAGTCATTGAAGAGATTGCGATCAACATTTTCTCGGTCATGGTTGACTACTATATGATCAGGAATTGAGCCCTTGTGTGACCCTTCGTTATTTTGGTGTTGAGCGATGCAAAAATTGTTGTCAGCAGTAATTTGACATACCACTTGCTTTTCTAGATCATCATAATAATCACCATCAtcatctgaagaagaagaagaggacgcCAAATAAGATGAACTACCGTAACGAGAATTCATCTTTAATCCACGTTGATTTGTATGTGTTGTTGGTCTACATTAAGCCAATGTTTTATAGTGTAGATATTGACTAtcttcagatttcaaattattGAAGATAAGAAAAGATAACCGTAGCATTGTATTATCACATTGTATTTTTTTCTTtagatttcaaattattttgtcttaagaaaagatacctgtagcattgtattgtcacatcgtATTTTTGTCTCtggatttcaaattattttgtcttaagaaaagatACCCATAGCATTGTATCGTCACATCGTATTTTTgtcttcagatttcaaattattttgtcttaagaaaagatACCTGTAGCATCGTATTTTTGTCTTAAGAAATTAATGGATCAAAGTCAAAAACTTATTAACGTTATAGAAAATGGTAACTTTGAAAGAAATGAACTTCTAAGACAAAAGGTTGATGTGGCTAGAATGAGAGAAGAGAATAAAAATTTATTTACGAATTTGAATTCTATATCTGATCCAGAGTTTCGCCAATTTATTCAAAGCGAAAAGAGAAAAATTTACAGATCAAGAGCACAAACATCCGAACATGGAGAACAAGGAGAAGGATCTCAATATCGAGCATCTCAGTTCCAAGGATCTCAATATGAAGAAGAACAAAGAGTCGGAGATGAAGATGAACATCAACGATCTCATAATCCTTCACAAGATTATAGTCAATATTATGACTATTTTGGCGGAACCGggaatgatttttaaaattattagaaGTATGTCTTAGTTTGTCTTGtgttctatatatatattgttgtttataattttatgtttggtgtgtttgattttaatattagaatgtaagtttgtaatattttaattatcttttgcatctttaatcaatttcaatgttaattttactttcttatagtgtagagtaagaattttcatacacaaattaaaataaattatataaaaattaattatgaaatatttgaaatttcatttagaaaattaaattacatatgtatttataatttaaaaaacccAACATAAAATATAGACCCAAATAATACTcacatgtttatatatatataggatataaatatatttatcttttaaaaaaagatatgatatatatatattaaaaaaaagggCTTTTGCCGTGTGAACAGTGCACAACATATATGCCGTGGCACTGTTGACACACGACTAAATGGGGTAATGTATGCAGTTGGGTTGGAGGTAGTCACGACATATATATGGGGTAATGCCGTTGGGTTGATGTTGGCTTGAGAGAATGCTCCATTCATGACTGTTAGTGCTAGGAATATATTAACAGAGGAAATGATTCCAATAACAAAtgacacaaaaaatatataatattaataaataatattatataagttAATGAAAAAGATGAAAGAGATtacataatttatttaaataaatataaaaataggaGGTAGGAGATAAAGATATCAAGAGCAACACAATGTTTAAATAAGGTTCAAAAGTTTTGTCCTAAAAGTTATTTTCTCCCTCATAAGAACACTTTGGGAATACTCTTTATAAATGCTTCAAAGGATATATCAAGCATTCTCTCATACTCATCATAGTATTCTAAAGATGAGCATGTCATCACAAGTGTTCTAATCTATGTAGTGTGTTTTTTCACATTCACACATTACATCTAAGTGAGCAAGATgatttctatttatagagttctcatccaccatttgattttctaattccaccaaactccCTTGGGAGTTAGAAATATGCACACAAcaactatataatattatagctAATGAAAATCAAATTCAAGATGTGTAACTCCTTTTACACATAAATTGgtgaatatttgtgagagttacaAAACTTATGATCGTCATTTCTTAAGAATTATAACTCCACtctatatgttacaaaatttattatgattatcaTTTCTTAAATTGTAACTCCACAATATATGTTACATCTGACAAAATAACATTTGTCACACTCTATTATTTGAAcataatttatttaatcaaaatattatattatttgtaaaataatataacattctctcACTTGATTAAATGACACTTCTTTAGTGACAAATAgtttgtaacatttatttaatcaatcaaacattatattatagaataatataatattcccccacttgattaaataattcaACTATCTATAGAAGCCAATGCATTAATGCATAAattaaaatgtctttcgacttgaattttaccttagtgtaattatcacaaagtttgttgaaattctggttgtcgaagcattgaactactattccttgataacaaatcggtgataatacacacttttgctatgttcactttGGAAGCCTCATGGCTCATTTTTGCACCATTAATAGCCATGTGCACAAATGCATTCAtggacttttcttgagaatgaactctcgattctcatgagaggcggcaccacccctaagtCCATATAGGGGGAACTTTTATAGTATCTTGTTACCCTTACGATACTTGTCATTTCAAGACTAAGTTCCATTAAAAAAAACCTTTCAGCTTTAACCCTCTTGTTGAACGAAAAAAAAACATTACTAAAtatattattacaaaaaaaaaaagaaaaaaaaaagaagagagaggtGATATCAGTCAAATCAGCGGAGAGAAATATCTCCACTTTTCTCTCTACCTTCTCACTCTCCACTCTCACTAGTCTTCACATTCTCCACTCTCTTTTCCACTCAACGTAAAATAGAGTCTATAAAAGGGGGAGATAAATCAGACACTGGGGAGAAAAAAATAGAGAGGAGAAAACTTTGACAAAATTTTGAGAgagattacaataaaaaaaagagGAGAGAAACATAGCAAGTTAAGTTTTCATTCTTGAGGGAGCTCTACAAAGTAAGTATTAGGGTGTGCCCCTATTTTATTCTCAGTTTTTCAAGCATCTTTTTTTCTCCCATGATTCTCTTCTTTTGTCCTTGGTTCACTTTAACCTAGGCTTTATAAGCCACAAAAGGTCTCCAAAGGTGAGATATAGAcaaggaagaaagaagaaaataTGATTTATTCATGTCATTATGCTGGTTAAATTTCCCTAAAAATCAAAATTGATTTTTTATGTTCTTCATGGTCCACTTTGACCTAGACTTTATAAGTCACAAAAGGTC
The Humulus lupulus chromosome 6, drHumLupu1.1, whole genome shotgun sequence DNA segment above includes these coding regions:
- the LOC133785770 gene encoding uncharacterized protein LOC133785770, which gives rise to MNSRYGSSSYLASSSSSSDDDGDYYDDLEKQVVCQITADNNFCIAQHQNNEGSHKGSIPDHIVVNHDRENVDRNLFNDYFVEKPRCSAEDSEWVVLYSFIFMMLYKVMTITSSNEEMDSVFGTRYLRSPNDDDVARLLHIGESRGFPGMLGSLDCMHWKWENCPTTWGGQYAGRSGSSTIILEVVADYDLWIWHAYFGLPGSNNDINVLEASHLFADLVAGISPPANYFIKGKEYNMCYYLADGIYPKWSIIVQTIREPLGPKK
- the LOC133785771 gene encoding uncharacterized protein LOC133785771, which translates into the protein MDQSQKLINVIENGNFERNELLRQKVDVARMREENKNLFTNLNSISDPEFRQFIQSEKRKIYRSRAQTSEHGEQGEGSQYRASQFQGSQYEEEQRVGDEDEHQRSHNPSQDYSQYYDYFGGTGNDF